From Cygnus atratus isolate AKBS03 ecotype Queensland, Australia chromosome 1, CAtr_DNAZoo_HiC_assembly, whole genome shotgun sequence, the proteins below share one genomic window:
- the SMIM11 gene encoding small integral membrane protein 11 translates to MVAFNWKALENFPLLMYILAAKTLILCLAFAGVKMYQSKRIEEKLKREREEKLKRESEKKDD, encoded by the coding sequence gcTTTGGAGAATTTCCCACTGCTGATGTACATTTTGGCAGCTAAAACGTTGATTCTTTGCTTAGCGTTTGCTGGCGTAAAAATGTACCAGAGCAAAAGaattgaagaaaaattgaagaGGGAACGTgaagagaaattgaaaagaGAATCAGAGAAGAAGGATGATTGA
- the C1H21orf140 gene encoding LOW QUALITY PROTEIN: uncharacterized protein C21orf140 homolog (The sequence of the model RefSeq protein was modified relative to this genomic sequence to represent the inferred CDS: inserted 2 bases in 1 codon), protein MQRFTNPLLRHVISRGCFDAASKKQCLQYLRALRALQLNGFNTVFLGETXIPESLITGEKIAEEASLRRPVWTLVHAGSSQGWVPWRYKLLLRDELPIHQQNGVFQELCDSLTMTYGKCVIVTRDKRQPTHVEAKDGKEQETETLPPVPPVIYMSGIKCCPKTARANGHELLIAPSSYSYLSPMDVAWSSLKWFIINNRKDFALKSVETTHSYRCILFNDLITKGIEKMTPNKWKVAINKVKKWENYYLDTFS, encoded by the exons ATGCAGCGCTTCACAAACCCACTTCTCAGGCACGTAATTTCCAGGGGCTGCTTTGATGCTGCTTCAAAGAAACAGTGCTTGCAGTATTTAAGAGCTCTGAGGGCTCTGCAGCTTAATGGTTTCAACACTGTTTTTTTAGGGGAAAC TATTCCAGAAAGTCTtattacaggagaaaaaatcgCCGAGGAGGCCAGCCTGCGCAGGCCAGTATGGACACTTGTtcatgctggcagcagccaaGGGTGGGTGCCCTGGAGGTACAAACTGCTATTAAGAGATGAACTGCCCATCCATCAGCAGAACGGTGTCTTTCAGGAGCTGTGTGATTCTCTGACCATGACCTATGGGAAATGTGTAATTGTGACAAGAGACAAAAGGCAGCCGACACATGTTGAGGCAAAAGATGGCAAGGAGCAGGAGACAGAAACTCTGCCTCCAGTTCCACCAGTGATCTACATGTCTGGCATTAAGTGTTGCCCCAAGACTGCTAGAGCCAATGGCCATGAGCTTCTCATTGCGCCTTCATCTTATAGCTATCTTTCTCCAATGGATGTTGCTTGGTCTTCTTTGAAATGGTTTATTATAAACAACAGGAAGGACTTTGCCCTGAAGTCTGTTGAGACGACTCACTCCTATAGGTGCATCCTCTTCAATGACTTGATTACTAAAGGAATAGAGAAGATGACCCCAAACAAATGGAAGGTAGCGATTAACAAAgtgaagaaatgggaaaactaCTACCTTGACACATTTTCTTAA